In one window of Azotobacter salinestris DNA:
- the nifN gene encoding nitrogenase iron-molybdenum cofactor biosynthesis protein NifN has protein sequence MARIVQTNKPLSVNPLRVSQPMGAVLAFLGLARSLPLEHGAQGCTAFSKVFFTRHFREPIPLQTTALDMFSSVLGGDERLHEGLATVIDEHRPEVVGLITTGLVEMQGADIRRVLRSFHAGRCETASVVAVNTPDTLGGLESGYALAVEAIIQALVPDAVVPVAQRARQVNLLAGSMLTPADVEAIREWIESFGLQAVILPDLADSLDGHLTPQGYTTLTTGGTSRQAIAAMGRSALTLVIGDSLGRAADLLKARTGIPDLRLSGLTALADCDAFVQALADVSGRPVPARILRQREQLLDALVDSYVPVGGARIAIGADADQLVALGRFLDDIGARLVAAVSPCRSAALETLNVEEVLVGDFEDLEERARTASAQLLIGNSHALQSAERLGIPLLRAGFPQYDHYGAAARLWVGYRGARQLLFELANLFAPRGTGIAPYHSPLRQDFDGAAAPSARSISA, from the coding sequence ATGGCCCGGATCGTCCAGACCAACAAGCCGCTGAGCGTCAACCCGCTGCGCGTCAGCCAGCCGATGGGCGCCGTGCTGGCCTTCCTCGGCCTGGCCCGCAGCCTGCCGCTGGAGCACGGCGCCCAGGGCTGCACGGCATTCAGCAAGGTGTTCTTCACCCGCCACTTCCGCGAGCCCATCCCGCTGCAGACCACCGCGCTCGACATGTTCAGCAGCGTACTCGGCGGCGACGAGCGGCTGCACGAGGGCCTTGCCACGGTGATCGACGAGCATCGCCCGGAAGTGGTCGGCCTGATCACCACCGGCCTGGTGGAAATGCAGGGCGCCGACATCCGCCGCGTGCTGCGCAGCTTCCACGCCGGCCGCTGCGAAACCGCCAGCGTCGTCGCGGTGAACACCCCGGACACCCTCGGCGGACTGGAGAGCGGCTACGCCCTGGCGGTGGAGGCGATCATCCAGGCGCTGGTGCCGGACGCCGTGGTGCCGGTTGCGCAGCGCGCCCGCCAGGTCAACCTGCTGGCCGGGTCGATGCTGACCCCGGCCGACGTCGAGGCGATCCGCGAATGGATCGAGAGCTTCGGCCTGCAGGCGGTGATCCTCCCCGACCTCGCCGACTCCCTCGACGGCCACCTGACGCCCCAGGGCTACACCACCCTGACCACCGGCGGCACCAGCCGCCAGGCGATCGCCGCCATGGGCCGCTCGGCGCTGACCCTGGTCATCGGCGACTCCCTCGGCCGCGCCGCCGACCTGCTCAAGGCGCGCACCGGAATTCCGGACCTGCGCCTGTCCGGCCTGACCGCGCTGGCCGACTGCGACGCCTTCGTCCAGGCGCTCGCCGACGTCTCCGGCCGCCCGGTGCCGGCGCGCATCCTCCGCCAGCGCGAGCAGTTGCTCGACGCCCTGGTCGACAGCTACGTCCCGGTCGGCGGCGCGCGCATCGCCATCGGCGCCGACGCCGACCAGCTGGTGGCCCTCGGGCGCTTTCTCGACGACATCGGCGCCCGCCTGGTCGCCGCGGTCAGCCCGTGCCGCAGTGCGGCGCTGGAGACGCTGAACGTCGAGGAAGTGCTGGTCGGCGATTTCGAGGACCTGGAGGAGCGCGCCCGTACAGCCTCCGCGCAGCTGCTGATCGGCAACTCCCACGCCTTGCAGAGCGCCGAGCGCCTCGGCATCCCGCTGCTGCGCGCGGGCTTCCCGCAGTACGACCACTACGGCGCGGCGGCGCGCCTGTGGGTCGGCTACCGCGGCGCGCGCCAGCTGCTCTTCGAGCTGGCCAACCTGTTCGCCCCCCGGGGCACCGGCATCGCCCCCTACCACTCGCCGCTGCGCCAGGACTTCGACGGCGCCGCCGCACCTTCCGCGAGGAGCATTTCCGCATGA
- a CDS encoding NifB/NifX family molybdenum-iron cluster-binding protein, whose product MIKVAFASNDRVNVNLHFGAADTLVVYDVSPGYAELLGVGEFVKVNMKGENRFKALSTDEQTANVIDLQLSTEELERLAAKPPEDKVIAKLDFLDGCSAIYAASIGTSSIKRLIAAGIQPIIVGTGQTIEDLLNEVSLALHCGGLSWVERAKAKAERAAPAPAVPRESAGGLRLITSIEELE is encoded by the coding sequence ATGATCAAAGTCGCTTTCGCGTCCAACGACCGCGTCAACGTCAACCTGCACTTCGGCGCCGCCGACACCCTGGTGGTCTACGACGTCTCGCCGGGCTACGCCGAACTGCTCGGCGTCGGCGAGTTCGTCAAGGTCAACATGAAGGGCGAGAACCGCTTCAAGGCGCTGTCCACCGACGAGCAAACGGCCAACGTCATCGACCTGCAGCTCAGCACCGAGGAGCTGGAGCGCCTGGCTGCCAAGCCGCCGGAGGACAAGGTGATCGCCAAGCTGGACTTCCTCGACGGCTGCTCGGCGATCTACGCCGCCTCGATCGGCACCTCGTCGATCAAGCGGCTGATCGCCGCCGGCATCCAGCCGATCATCGTCGGCACCGGCCAGACCATCGAGGATTTGCTCAACGAGGTCAGCCTGGCCCTGCACTGCGGCGGCCTGAGCTGGGTCGAGCGCGCCAAGGCCAAGGCCGAACGCGCGGCCCCGGCTCCCGCCGTGCCCCGCGAATCCGCCGGCGGGCTGCGCCTGATCACCTCCATCGAAGAGCTGGAATAA
- a CDS encoding SAM-dependent methyltransferase, with protein sequence MDIPRIFNITESAHRIHNPITPEKLATLGAALRLESGARVLDLGSGSGEMLCTWARDHGVIGTGIDMSQLFTEQAKLRAVELDVAHQVKFIHGDAAGYVSDEKVSVAACVGATWIAGGVAGTIELLARSLRTGGIILIGEPYWRQLPPTEDVAKGCLANSISDFLMLPELLASFGHLGYDVVEMVLADQDGWDRYEAAKWLTMRRWLEANPDDEFAKDVRAQLTSEPERYAAYTREYLGWGVFALMPR encoded by the coding sequence GTGGACATCCCACGGATATTCAACATCACTGAAAGTGCTCACCGCATCCATAACCCGATCACACCTGAAAAGCTTGCCACTCTCGGCGCGGCGCTGCGTCTGGAATCGGGGGCCCGAGTGCTCGACCTCGGCAGCGGTTCGGGGGAGATGCTGTGCACCTGGGCACGCGATCACGGCGTCATCGGCACCGGCATCGACATGAGCCAGTTGTTCACCGAGCAAGCGAAACTCCGTGCTGTAGAACTCGACGTCGCCCATCAAGTCAAGTTCATCCATGGCGATGCTGCCGGCTATGTCTCTGACGAGAAGGTCAGTGTGGCAGCCTGCGTCGGTGCCACTTGGATCGCCGGTGGAGTCGCCGGCACTATCGAGCTTCTGGCGCGGAGCCTGCGCACCGGAGGGATCATCCTCATCGGCGAGCCCTACTGGCGGCAGTTACCGCCAACGGAAGATGTTGCCAAGGGGTGTCTTGCCAACTCAATCTCCGACTTTCTCATGCTTCCAGAACTTCTCGCGTCTTTCGGCCACCTTGGCTACGACGTCGTTGAAATGGTTCTGGCTGACCAAGACGGCTGGGATAGATACGAGGCGGCCAAATGGCTCACCATGCGCCGATGGCTTGAAGCCAATCCCGACGACGAGTTCGCGAAAGATGTTCGAGCCCAACTGACCTCGGAACCCGAGCGCTACGCCGCTTACACGCGTGAATACCTGGGCTGGGGTGTGTTCGCGCTGATGCCGCGGTGA